ggtttaggccatagtctgccacgctggcccaatgcggattggcagacttcacacacctttgagaacatggagaactctcaggcatgcaggtttcctcacgatgttttccttcaccgttaaagcaaacaAGTTAGTAtgtcattaaaattggttaatgCATAGTGACTTTTTGTCTTTTACATGGGATtaagtaacagagagagccaTATATTGCCTTCTCTCTTGGATAGAGCATAGTATGAAACTCTAATGCTGAAACCTATAGAGCGtcctttgactttgctcagacttaagtttcagttaaaacgagacagatttatgccagtgatataacgctgtctcgttttaacagtgtcttaagtctaagctaagtcaaagtgcgctctataaatctgaGCCTAactacggagagaagttaatatagggttCTCTCTGTTGTAAGTAATCCCACACAACTGACAAAGAGAACAGGTGAGTGGaggttaaccattttgagtgacatATTAACTTCTTTCTGTGGATAAAGTATTCACTCACTGTACTAAAACTAGCACTACTCAGCAGCATTATGAGTTGACAACACACTGGTTGATGATTTGCACCAAGTTGTTGTTCTCTGTACTACTCTATCTACGGAAACAAGTTGGCATGTCTAGTATGTCACTAAAAATGGTTAACGCATACTGAATTTTTTGCCTTTGTCATTTATATGGGATTGAGTTAAGctatggtttcctccaaaagcgaTGCCGTTTTTAAACGGACGCAATATGATGACCTCAAAAAGACGGCCGTAAACATGTGGAATGTTAGAAACTGCATTGACCGTTTTATTACGGTGAACAGACCACAAAGTACGTGTCAATGGTTGAAAATGGACGAACTTGATTTAGCGTTACTAGTATATTTGGAAGATGAACAATCATCAGAAGACGAAAATAATCGTACGGAGAAGAGTGATTTATACAAAGCTCGGACTACCGAAGGTGCTTTTGAAATTTCAATACTGTACTAGGTATTTttgcaaacaaacaaacaaacatactttcacatttataatattaaataaggaCTAGGTACatatctgttttatttattaagtatataatttctattaaacataggtatttgttttatttaaaatttcccCGACTTCACACCATAATTTTTGCTTCATCTGCGACTGTCTGTAGTCTTTATGTTTTACATTAACTAGCACATCATGAAcccgcacaaaatcaattaaaatttcatcatcctcgctggtccagttgatgaaactcattttgaacaataaatattttaaaatgacacgaaaattaatattacgcttgaaaataccttcaccgctacatgaaaaaaacgttgacagacacttcgacaccgacaagacggccgtcatgcaaatggcggtaccgctttttgacgttacggtatcaattaccgttatctaggaaaccgcgccatattgtttacatagacaacgctctagtgacgtcattcaccgctgtattaaggccgctacatgatggcaccgcttttggaggaaaccagagcttaacagagagagccctatattaaccTCTCTCTCATATAgaagttaaaatattatgagtTGACAACACACTGGTTGATGATTTGCACCAAGTTGTTGTTCTCCAAAGCGGCCGCTACTCGCTCCTTATCAGCCAGTTGCTTGTTGACCGCATGCTCCGACATGTGCGTACCCTCGGACACCTCTACCGTACatgaaatacttaaataaaaccacggagagaagttaatatagggctatctctgttacgtaatcccatacaaatgacaaagacaatcACAAATGAGCCTATGCTTACCGTACCTATCCACGGAAACAAGTTAGTATGCCACTAAAATTGGTTAATGCATACTgacttttttgtctttgtcatttataTGGGATTGAGTAACAGAGAAAGCTCTATATTAACCTCTCTTGTATAGAAGTTAATATATTATGAGTTGACAACACACTGGTTGATGATTTGCACCAAGTTGTTGTTCTCCAAAGCGGCCGCGACTCGCTCCTTATCAGCCAGTTGCTTGTTGACCGCATGCTCCGACATGTGCGTACCCTCGGACACTTCTACGGTGACCTTGAAGCGGCTTGGTAGAGCTCTGAGCAGCTGGACTCTGATAGACAAACCTGAGgaagaaaatcacactaatattataaagccgaaagtttgtatgtgtgtgtgtgtgtgtatgtttgttactccttcacgcaaaaactaccagactgatttggctgaaatttggaatggagatagataatatcctggattagcacataggctactttttatcccggaaaatcaaagagtttccacgggatttcgaaaaacctaaatccacgcgggcaaagccacaggcatcagctagtattcaatacATTTCACTCTGTACTAATCTATACCAAttttataaactagatgatacccgcgactgtCTGAGTggatctatattttttttttaaatcccataggaactctttaattttccgagataaaaagtagcctatgtgctaatcctggatattatctatctccatttcaaatttcactcaaatccgtccagtagtttttgcgtgaaggagtaacaaacatacacacacacacacacatacaaactttcacctttataatattagtgtgatatgaaagagtgtctgtctagCCCTCGGTAACTTTgacggtctacttggcttctggagtgagcttggatggctggagtgaagattTTGACGGAGAGGGGTAACACATGCACAACAGTGAAACATTTAAGTGTGGAAACCaacccagagagaagaaagaaaagaaagaagagTGTGTGTCTGTCCACTAGCTTTTTACAGGCCATCTGTtgtaactgattttgacgaaatttggtagagatagcttacattgcAGAGATAGAGAGGGGCTTTTTGTCCCcgaacacgtttttaaaaaccaGAAATCCACATAGACCAAGTTATGGGGATTACCTACTTGGTGCAGAGATAAACTGCATCCTTCAGGCTTAATAACATATTGGTAAGGACATCCACCCCCTATTAGGTAGTCAGGAGTTTGTAGGATGTGCATTTTAGGCAGTAATTGaaaatcacttgttttaacagtgaaggaaaacatcgtgagtatACCTGCAAtatgcatacctgagagttccacataatgttctcaaaggtgtgtgaagtctactaatCCACACTAAGCCAGTGTGGTGTACTATGGCTTAatccttttcattctaagagacccgtgctcagtagtgccccggcgatgggttgatgttgatgatgataagtGAAGAAAATGAAGTGAAGTGGGCCCGAACAGAATACCAGCGTTGTGGGTACATTGTGTATCCACAACATCAAGCTGAGTTCGGGccctttcgttggcacgacacatagtacatacataatacactgtttaagttaacttagtttttaagttttatatttttttttatgattatttttttagttttgtataagcgtcattatttgtaatactatgtttatgtgtcggtttcaacgaataaattttattctattctataaaattCCTACCTATTAAAGTGGCCATGCTGCAATGTGGTATAGTAGGCGTAAAATACACATTGACCACATTCTTCTTATTGTCCACGAATATATTGCCTTCCTCCACTACCCTTAACTCCTCTAGGGTTAGGGGATGCTCAGGGTCATTGATATTGCGTATCAAATCAAACACCTCTCTTCGATCTATCTCATCGACTACGTCTTCATCTAGTTCGTTCGAGGTTATTTCGCGCTCTGAATACGTATCGTACACGTTGGGGTTCACATTGTCGGCTGTTTTCgtcattgttttaatttattttagtggaagaataataaaatacttgatAAATTCGTTGAAAGCGCAAAATTACGCAAAATGCAGGGAAAATTCAGAAAATCCGTGTTTTTATTtatctgtcaactgtcaaaGTCAATGCTGTCAATGTCAGCTTTTGATC
The Maniola jurtina chromosome 28, ilManJurt1.1, whole genome shotgun sequence DNA segment above includes these coding regions:
- the LOC123879723 gene encoding MIP18 family protein galla-2-like isoform X3; its protein translation is MTKTADNVNPNVYDTYSEREITSNELDEDVVDEIDRREVFDLIRNINDPEHPLTLEELRVVEEGNIFVDNKKNVVNVYFTPTIPHCSMATLIGLSIRVQLLRALPSRFKVTVEVSEGTHMSEHAVNKQLADKERVAAALENNNLVQIINQCVVNS
- the LOC123879723 gene encoding MIP18 family protein galla-2-like isoform X2, translating into MTKTADNVNPNVYDTYSEREITSNELDEDVVDEIDRREVFDLIRNINDPEHPLTLEELRVVEEGNIFVDNKKNVVNVYFTPTIPHCSMATLIGLSIRVQLLRALPSRFKVTVEVSEGTHMSEHAVNKQLADKERVAAALENNNLVQIINQCVVNS
- the LOC123879723 gene encoding MIP18 family protein galla-2-like isoform X1 produces the protein MTKTADNVNPNVYDTYSEREITSNELDEDVVDEIDRREVFDLIRNINDPEHPLTLEELRVVEEGNIFVDNKKNVVNVYFTPTIPHCSMATLIGLSIRVQLLRALPSRFKVTVEVSEGTHMSEHAVNKQLADKERVAAALENNNLVQIINQCVVNS